The Thermanaeromonas sp. C210 genome segment ATAAGCATTGTGAGGAATGAAGGACAGTATCACCCGCGCTATTATAAGCCACTCGAAAACCCTAAAGGCCACTTCTATTAAAGTAATGGCCAGAATCATGCGCCTTGCCCCTCACTTAAGGCCCGGGCCCTTCGGGCCGCCGTTTTGACGGCCTCCATCAGGGCGCCCCTTAAGGCCCTGTTTTCCAAAATGTCCAGGCCGGCGATGGTCGTTCCCCCCGGTGAGGTCACCTGCGACTTCAGCACCGCCGGGTGCTCTCCGGTGTTCAATACCATGCGCGCCGCTCCCACCACCGTCTGGGCAGCAAGCTTAAGGGCTGTATCCCTCCCCAGGCCGCATAGCACTCCGCCGTCGGCCAGGGCTTCTATAAAAAGATACACGTAGGCCGGGCCGCTCCCGCTTAAACCAGTGACCGCGTCCAACTGGTCCTCCGGCAGGAGCAAGGCCTCGCCCACAGAAGCAAAGATGTCCAGGGCAACCTTTTCGTGCTCCGGGGTAACCAGCGGGTTGCCCGCCAGGACGGTAATGCCCTCCCGGACGAGGGCAGGGGTGTTGGGAACCGCCCGCATAATAGGAACACCGGGCCCTATCCACCCCTCCAGCTGCTTAAGGGTGATGCCGGCGGCCACGGAGATGACCAGATGGGAGGCCTTAAACGA includes the following:
- the proC gene encoding pyrroline-5-carboxylate reductase yields the protein MNKTIGFIGAGAMGGALIEGLLASQLVPPARIVAFDTSRERLEELARKHGLRPATGGGQVLEQADIIIVAVKPQSMAEALKTLSFKASHLVISVAAGITLKQLEGWIGPGVPIMRAVPNTPALVREGITVLAGNPLVTPEHEKVALDIFASVGEALLLPEDQLDAVTGLSGSGPAYVYLFIEALADGGVLCGLGRDTALKLAAQTVVGAARMVLNTGEHPAVLKSQVTSPGGTTIAGLDILENRALRGALMEAVKTAARRARALSEGQGA